In Veillonellales bacterium, a genomic segment contains:
- a CDS encoding TolC family protein translates to MARNGCWKKRLSTVMVGGFLILNAAVAMADPVELSLDDSVALALKNNPSISVSDADKEKAAWAVDTAKAGRKPVLNWTNTDAHLKSNPAAGSSVIKDNYDNSVTLSLPLYTGNKLEGTIDQAKLSLKYYDLALSATKQQVKLDATTGYFDILQARNMVRVDQESVDALAEHLRNVQAQYDVGTVAKSDLLRSEVELANAQQTLIKANNTYDLAVSGFNKVVGLPLDTVVTLNDELQYQKYDLTLTECIQYALVHRPEVAEADTNIDIAKKGITIANAGRLPTVTASAASDWNDEDFPGAENNNWQVALKASWNVFDSNLTKSQIRQAEAAQNKAVAQARDTRDSVQLDVRDAYLSMQEAEKRIATSKVTVAKAQEDYKIAQVRYSAGVGTNVDVMDAQVALTTAKTNYIQALYDYNTSKAKLDKAMGVSVQ, encoded by the coding sequence ATGGCAAGAAATGGTTGTTGGAAAAAACGGTTGAGTACCGTGATGGTCGGTGGATTTTTAATTTTAAACGCTGCAGTGGCAATGGCCGATCCGGTTGAATTATCGCTGGATGACAGCGTTGCCCTGGCCTTAAAAAATAATCCGTCCATAAGCGTGTCAGATGCTGACAAGGAAAAAGCAGCCTGGGCTGTTGATACGGCCAAGGCCGGTAGAAAGCCGGTTTTAAACTGGACCAATACGGACGCTCACTTGAAGAGCAATCCGGCTGCAGGAAGTTCTGTTATAAAAGATAATTATGACAATAGTGTGACTCTCAGCCTGCCCTTATATACAGGCAACAAGCTGGAAGGCACCATTGATCAGGCTAAACTGAGTCTCAAATATTATGATTTGGCCTTGAGTGCTACCAAGCAGCAGGTAAAATTAGATGCGACTACCGGTTATTTCGATATCCTGCAGGCCCGCAATATGGTCAGAGTGGATCAGGAATCGGTGGACGCTTTGGCCGAACACTTGCGAAATGTCCAAGCTCAATATGATGTAGGCACAGTGGCTAAATCCGATCTGCTGCGGTCGGAAGTGGAACTGGCGAATGCCCAGCAAACTCTGATTAAAGCGAATAATACTTACGACTTGGCTGTCTCCGGCTTCAATAAAGTGGTGGGGCTGCCATTGGATACGGTAGTGACTTTGAACGACGAATTGCAATATCAAAAATATGATTTGACATTGACGGAATGCATTCAATATGCTTTGGTTCACCGTCCGGAAGTCGCTGAGGCGGATACGAATATTGATATTGCCAAAAAAGGAATTACGATTGCCAATGCCGGCCGGCTGCCGACAGTTACTGCCAGTGCCGCAAGCGACTGGAATGACGAAGATTTTCCGGGAGCGGAGAATAATAATTGGCAGGTGGCGCTAAAAGCCAGTTGGAATGTTTTTGATTCGAATTTGACCAAGTCTCAGATTAGGCAGGCGGAAGCGGCTCAGAATAAGGCAGTTGCTCAGGCGCGTGACACGCGTGATTCGGTGCAGCTGGATGTTCGTGATGCTTATCTCAGCATGCAGGAAGCCGAAAAGCGGATTGCTACCAGTAAAGTTACAGTTGCCAAAGCCCAGGAAGATTACAAAATTGCCCAGGTGCGCTACAGCGCCGGCGTGGGAACCAACGTTGACGTGATGGATGCGCAGGTTGCCCTGACTACGGCAAAGACAAACTATATCCAGGCCTTGTACGATTATAACACCAGCAAGGCAAAACTGGATAAAGCCATGGGTGTGAGCGTGCAGTAA